From one Eucalyptus grandis isolate ANBG69807.140 chromosome 9, ASM1654582v1, whole genome shotgun sequence genomic stretch:
- the LOC104430234 gene encoding LOW QUALITY PROTEIN: uncharacterized protein At5g49945-like (The sequence of the model RefSeq protein was modified relative to this genomic sequence to represent the inferred CDS: inserted 2 bases in 2 codons), producing MNFFTGDAMIMPLEIRRGFDADEEDESFDSLEFSDLRSPPLTQSESRVPTPDPNPIRDSDLPTPSQDPLKPSSTSFDFWDEDEFEGLPVVEQPADPIEVPQDAAGPINPSPDLKPASKDKPTPRSYTVEIACVSFLVMFGINXFTGKRENENIALAWATKFATKDSIFEKNFSLLGVGEGDDSPLLLKEGQNVFKFYASGRRFCQGLLATMELKSRHDLISRMYNLIVPCRDEITFEVYMNDDAMDHVIFAVAKKKAAKGMQKEVRDLQRFAGMLSPPGGRKWVADELAVISESKEVAGDLITEAVLDQVLGDKAFEKFGKGFISMHFSDQHSAAHKKVLLFKFALPDXQHMADMTRLVALIPYYIDLVGRYKLSSQARTKTEAARSKAFQEAYKELHNARQEAIQKKKAEKKRMSEETEAKLSAESLRKKEAKERARQMKKAMPKMKMTRAH from the exons ATGAACTTTTTCACCGGCGATGCCATGATTATGCCTCTTGAAATTAGAAGG GGCTTCGATGCCGACGAGGAGGACGAGTCCTTCGACTCCCTGGAGTTCTCCGATCTCCGATCCCCTCCCCTGACTCAGTCCGAATCGC GTGTCCCGACTCCGGATCCGAATCCGATTCGCGACTCGGACCTCCCGACTCCCTCTCAGGATCCTCTCAAGCCCTCTTCCACGAGCTTTGATTTCTGGGACGAGGACGAATTCGAGGGCCTTCCCGTCGTGGAGCAACCGGCGGACCCCATCGAAGTTCCCCAAGATGCCGCTGGGCCTATCAACCCCAGCCCGGACCTCAAGCCGGCGTCGAAAGATAAGCCGACTCCGAGATCTTATACCGTGGAGATTGCGTGCGTAAGTTTCTTGGTGATGTTCGGGATCA TTTTTACCGGGAAGCGCGAGAATGAGAACATTGCGCTTGCTTGGGCGACCAAGTTTGCGACGAAGGATTCCATTTTCGAGAAGAATTTCAGCTTGTTGGGTGTTGGGGAAGGAGATGACTCGCCCCTTTTGCTCAAAGAAGGGCAGAATGTATTCAAGTTCTACGCGAGTGGGCGAAGGTTTTGCCAAG GTCTATTGGCGACTATGGAGTTGAAGAGCAGGCATGATTTGATATCGAGGATGTACAATCTGATTGTGCCATGCCGTGATGAGATTACTTTTGAGGTCTACATGAATGATGATGCCATGGATCATGTGATTTTTGCTGTGGCAAAGAAGAAGGCAGCTAAAGGGATGCAGAAAGAAGTGAGGGACTTGCAGAGATTTGCGGGAATGTTATCACCTCCTGGCGGGAGGAAGTGGGTTGCTGATGAGTTGGCAGTTATTTCAGAGTCCAAGGAGGTTGCTGGGGATTTGATAACAGAGGCGGTGCTTGATCAG GTACTGGGGGATAaggcttttgaaaaatttggaaagggTTTCATCTCCATGCATTTCTCTGATCAGCACTCTGCTGCTCACAAGAAGGTGCTATTGTTTAAGTTTGCTCTCCCAG GCCAACACATGGCGGATATGACCCGTTTGGTGGCTCTTATACCATATTACATCGATCTAGTCGGGCGTTACAAGCTTAGTTCTCAG GCACGGACCAAAACTGAAGCTGCCAGATCAAAGGCTTTCCAAGAGGCATATAAAGAACTCCATAATGCCAGGCAAGAAGCCATACAGAAAAAGAAGGCAGAGAAAAAGAGGATGTCGGAAGAGACTGAAGCAAAACTTAGTGCAGAGTCTCTTCGGAAGAAAGAAGCTAAGGAGCGTGCTCGCCAAATGAAGAAAGCAATGCCAAAGATGAAGATGACCCGCGCTCACTAG